In Plasmodium reichenowi strain SY57 chromosome 5, whole genome shotgun sequence, the following proteins share a genomic window:
- a CDS encoding hypothetical protein (conserved Plasmodium protein, unknown function~part of same gene as PRSY57_0503900A~gap found within coding sequence) produces the protein YKYGNIRRFNKNITFYEKKTNISLCLKNQNLIRQRENNNTYYLSNNVGYIKTNIYDMSRKNENNVPQHFCDNERNKEIVGSTGFFSTHNNKDRHLNKYTVSHNKYKNYSPNKDRDISREENVFIKNNLQEEKIDKLNRKSDELNVQENYNNTKEKSSINAFNDLKKNEENNKNKNKFGTSTQNRLDNICNSKCNDKFNTEKNNDKSLLQVDKLDCKEINCYHTSNDNMKNENDNNFSCDYKYNRDMKKKDPKDNNYIDVSLYNYNKYKQNNYHDKYKQTNYHDKYKQNNYNDKYNDNNYNDKYNDNNYNDKYNDNNYNDKYNDKYNDHNYNDKYNDNNYNNIQYNHNILPTNKDVLVFKTNQQSKHHTDILYNNNNEEKENGLHKNFNVNENIKNMIYEDNYNQSIKRKRNLPPTSYKTITDRERSRSKNTSNINNKSSEIKNKSTICTSGNLVNLLKNNKENNITSKDKNYDTHIYNTIDNDKHVEKYNTNKKYCNNYMTNKTNNNINNNIHNNINNNINNNNYSTHQKYNLYYYTHYDRFYLKRRKTYANDNNQM, from the coding sequence TATAAATATGGTAATATAAGAAGatttaataagaatataacTTTCTATGAAAAGAAAACGAATATATCtttatgtttaaaaaatcaaaatttAATAAGACAAAGAGAAAACAATAacacatattatttatcaaataatgtaggatatattaaaacgaatatatatgatatgtCTAGAAAGAATGAAAACAATGTGCCCCAACATTTTTGTGATAATGAAAGGAATAAAGAAATCGTGGGGTCAACAGGTTTTTTTAGCacacataataataaagatagacatttaaataaatacacaGTATctcataataaatataaaaactaTTCTCCTAATAAAGATAGAGACATTTCAAGAGAGgaaaatgtttttataaaaaataatttacaagaagaaaaaatagatAAATTGAATAGGAAGAGTGACGAGTTAAATGTGcaagaaaattataataatacaaaagaGAAGAGTTCCATAAATGCTTTTAAcgatttaaaaaagaatgaagagaacaataaaaataaaaataagttTGGAACAAGTACCCAAAACAGATtagataatatatgtaatagTAAATGTAATGATAAGTTCAATacagaaaaaaacaatGATAAATCCTTACTACAAGTAGATAAGCTTGATTgtaaagaaataaattgTTATCATACAagtaatgataatatgaaaaatgaaaatgataataacTTTTCTTGtgattataaatataatagggatatgaaaaaaaaggatCCAAAAGATAACAATTATATAGAtgtatcattatataactataataaatataaacaaaataattatcatgataaatataaacaaacTAATTATcatgataaatataaacaaaataattataacgataaatataatgataataattataatgataaatataatgataataattataatgataaatataatgataataattataatgataaatataatgataaatataatgatcataattataatgataaatataatgataataattataacaacatacaatataatcataatatcTTACCAACGAATAAAGATGTACTTGTATTTAAAACGAACCAACAATCGAAACATCATACAgacattttatataataacaataatgaagaaaaagagaatggactacataaaaattttaatgttaacgaaaatattaaaaatatgatatatgAAGACAATTATAATCAGAgtataaaaagaaaacgGAATTTACCACCAACATCCTATAAAACAATAACCGATAGAGAAAGGAGCAGAAGTAAAAATACaagtaatataaataataaaagtagtgaaataaaaaacaagTCAACTATTTGTACAAGTGGGAACTTAgtaaatttattaaagaataacaaggaaaataatattactagcaaagataaaaattatgatactcatatatataatacaatagATAATGATAAACATGTGGAGAAATATAacacaaataaaaaatattgtaaCAATTATATGACAAATAAAAcgaataataatattaataataatattcataataatattaataataatattaataataataattatagtacacatcaaaaatataatctttattattatacacaTTATGATCGgttttatttaaaaagaagaaaaacaTATGCTAATGACAATAATCAAATGTGA
- a CDS encoding ATP-dependent helicase, putative — protein sequence MKSLFFNKLKNVGKKIKINFIQILMIFLLYVNLDFFKSNINVKAIHTKKNLFIPASNEIFYFKKNVLIKKRNKEKRYTHSKNKGSNIFLNLNEENDNKVEERKKKMKYPEIEEYNDEVNNNKNNDDNGDDSESHLNDQGKCKFSDLSEINKNIVEFLENKKGIKYMTKIQSQSFKPIYEGKDIIGRSETGSGKTLAFALPLVEKLYKIKTSNEKFKEENGSHEEDQRKNIYDDADNKNNNSNNNNDHNNDNNNDNFSYGKKYQNREHNKNPSILVLEPTRELSKQVENTFKEISQFYNFNIMSIYGGESYTYQENKLRKGIDILTGTPGRIIDHIEKKNLSLENIKYVVLDEADEMLNLGFTHDIERILSNINLKEAQVLLYSATTPSWIKDISSKYLKNPFCIDVVDSSNKTAKNIKHIAIKTPYDIKEKALLLEDIILVKSNGGQVIIFTRTKLEADILCSEGSFKSLSFAVLHGNIAQSTREYTMQRFRQGMFQILIATDIASRGLDISNVDLVIQCFPPNYSAVYIHRAGRTGRANKKGTSLVLYSNEDKQDLIKIEKNCGIKFNMETLPNNEQVFHCASAIASKKVQNVNKEILPFFHDTAKELINKSNSLKIDQIELISRCLAIIAKKEHIKKRSLINGLSETVTLNFINKNRKWRGEDDILYWVNKLSNELNVNTFNKILQIKIDNKDRASSFFDINENLAELFLQNFKTMSKIEYRKMFHLSVPQSLPEHVDLTIDYQPHTSRYQYRKKNYSYRRRPSYY from the coding sequence atgaaatcattattttttaataaactaaaaaatgttggtaagaaaataaaaattaacTTTATCCAAATCTTGATGATATTTCTTCTATATGTAAATTTAGATTTTTTCAAGAGCAACATAAATGTTAAGGCAATACATACGAAGAagaatttatttataccTGCAAGTAAcgaaatattttattttaaaaagaatgtgttaataaaaaaaaggaataagGAAAAAAGGTATACACATTCTAAAAACAAAGGATcgaatatatttttaaatttgaatgaagaaaatgataataaagtagaagaaaggaaaaaaaaaatgaagtaTCCAGAAATAGAAGAATATAATGATGAGGtaaacaataataaaaataatgatgataatggTGATGATTCAGAAAGTCATTTAAATGATCAAGGGAAATGTAAATTTTCCGATTTATctgaaataaataaaaatattgtgGAATTTTTagaaaacaaaaaaggtattaaatatatgacTAAAATACAATCACAAAGTTTTAAACCTATATATGAAGGTAAGGATATTATTGGACGTTCAGAAACTGGTTCAGGGAAAACCTTAGCATTTGCTTTACCCTTGGTTGAAAAattgtataaaataaaaacatccaatgaaaaatttaaagaagaaaatggTTCACATGAAGAAGACcaaaggaaaaatatatatgacgatgctgataataaaaataacaatagtaacaataataatgatcataataatgataataataatgataatttttcatatggtaaaaaatatcaaaatcgagaacataataaaaatcCATCCATATTAGTACTGGAACCTACCCGAGAACTGTCTAAACAGGTTGAAAATACATTTAAAGAAATTAGccaattttataattttaatattatgtcTATTTATGGAGGTGAAAGTTATACGTAtcaagaaaataaattgaGAAAAGGTATCGATATATTAACAGGTACTCCTGGACGTATTATTGATCatattgaaaaaaagaatttatccttagaaaatattaaatatgttGTTTTAGATGAAGCTGATGAAATGCTAAATTTAGGTTTTACTCATGATATAGAACGAATATTAAGcaatataaatttaaaagagGCACAGGTTTTATTGTATTCTGCTACGACTCCATCATGGATAAAAGATATCTCATCAAAATATTTGAAGAATCCATTTTGTATAGATGTAGTAGATTCATCTAATAAAACTgcaaaaaatataaaacacATTGCTATTAAAACTCCATATGATATAAAGGAAAAGGCTTTGTTATTAgaagatataatattagTTAAATCTAATGGTGGACaagttattatttttacacGTACTAAATTAGAAGCAGATATTTTATGTTCTGAAGGGTCTTTTAAATCCTTATCGTTTGCTGTTTTACATGGTAATATAGCACAGTCAACTAGAGAATATACCATGCAAAGATTTAGACAAGGGATGTTCCAAATATTGATAGCAACAGATATTGCTTCAAGAGGATTAGATATTAGTAATGTTGATTTAGTTATTCAGTGTTTTCCTCCTAATTATTCAGCTGTATATATACATAGGGCAGGTAGGACAGGAAGAGCTAATAAAAAGGGAACATCTCTAGTATTATATTCAAATGAAGATAAACAagatttaataaaaattgaGAAAAATTGTGgtattaaatttaatatgGAGACATTACCTAATAATGAACAAGTATTTCATTGTGCTTCAGCTATAGCATCTAAAAAAGTTCAGAATGTCAATAAAGAAATTTTACCATTTTTTCATGATACAGCTAAagaattaattaataaatcgaattctttaaaaatagATCAAATAGAATTAATATCTAGATGTCTAGCTATTATTgcaaaaaaagaacatataaaaaaaagatcACTTATTAATGGCTTGTCAGAAACGGTTACCTTAAactttataaataaaaatagaaaatgGAGAGGTGAAGATGATATTCTATATTGGGttaataaattatcaaacgaattaaatgtaaacacttttaataaaatactccaaattaaaatagataataaagatagagcttcttctttttttgaTATTAATGAAAACTTAGcagaattatttttacaaaattttaaaaCTATGTCTAAAATCGAATATAGAAAAATGTTTCATCTATCTGTTCCTCAAAGTTTACCTGAACATGTCGATTTAACAATCGATTACCAACCACATACTAGTAGATATcaatatagaaaaaaaaattattcatatagAAGACGACcttcttattattaa
- a CDS encoding AN1-like zinc finger family protein: MACFSDLSKECDMEGCRNHDFLPYKCEYCKLIFCEFHRNAEEHLCSKLKDMELNTVVLCEYCGIVLPDKKEDIQNHLIYKCLYKKKKKSILMCNKRDCKKVLNGINNYICKKCRKSFCLPHRYSDVHNCIKSDEEKSFFKKYFFFF; encoded by the exons ATGGCCTGTTTTTCAGATCTTAGTAAAGAGTGTGACATGGAGGGTTGTAGAAATCATGATTTTCTTCCTTATAAATGTGAATATTGTAAATTGATt tTTTGTGAATTTCATCGAAATGCTGAAGAACATCTATGTTCgaaattaaaagatatgGAATTAAATACAGTTGTGTTATGTGAATATTGTGGTATAGTTCTTCCTGAT AAAAAGGAAGACATACAaaatcatttaatatataaatgtttatataaaaagaagaaaaagtCTATATTGATGTGTAACAAAAGGGATTGTAAAAAG GTTTTGAATggaattaataattatatttgtaaaaagTGCAGAAAAAGTTTTTGCTTACCACACAGGTATAGTGATGTACACAACTGTATTAAGTCggatgaagaaaaaagttttttcaaaa agtattttttttttttttag
- a CDS encoding ATP-dependent helicase, putative, with protein sequence MLFLLPLVIFFLFFFHLIKSYNINYHINDQTFFPSQQKHQIKKKKKNYIKYEGKGIILLKDSKEGNSLNFKVEDFLCESEKKEKNKNQESHGSFFFQTNTTFSELNIHKLLIENLKNHNINIPSVIQYDLLKYYDEHNDNLQNIIIAAENGIGKTLSYIIFLINHILKKGTNKNTCSLILQYNNLLCNQCYDLLKKLSKNVKAQIVNLKYEGIINIKNHLIVICTPVRLISYIKEDKENVFFTFFENLDFLIMDEVDILFDNPYIRNMKIIFDELNKLKNEKSVSIITSSTLCNKGKKSIYNNVIKYITNPFVIKTNYFHNIHPFINYHFIKASNYNIKNKVQIIKHILLKQNYKKVLIFCNTLKSSNTAFSLLKLHFDNIFLFNSKVTKEDQTIILNHFKNSQNPILVTTDIIYRGIDISNISHLFHLDTPTNIVVYTHRNGRLARGANTGHVYIFKHFEDLVTRKIYELHKNKLKFEEIFSRKRSLRKNYKRELQKKSEK encoded by the exons atgttatttttgttaccccttgtaatattttttttgtttttttttcatttaattaAGAGCTATAATATAAACTATCACATCAATGATCAGACATTTTTTCCAAGTCAACAAAAAcatcaaataaaaaaaaaaaaaaaaaattatataaaatatgagGGAAAAGGAATTATATTACTAAAAGATTCCAAAGAAGGAAAttctttaaattttaaagTAGAAGATTTTCTTTGTGAaagtgaaaaaaaagaaaaaaataaaaaccAAGAATCACATGgttctttcttttttcaaaCTAATACAACCTTTTCGgaattaaatatacataaacttttaatagaaaatttaaaaaatcataatattaatatccCATCAGTAATACaatatgatttattaaaatattatgatgaaCATAATGAcaatttacaaaatattattatagcAGCAGAAAATGGTATTGGAAAAACATTGtcttatattattttccttataaatcatatattaaaaaaagggACCAACAAAAATACATGTAGTCTTATTTTACagtataataatttattgtGTAATCAGTGTTATGatttgttaaaaaaattatcgaa AAATGTAAAAGCCCAAATTGTTAACCTAAAATATGAAGGgatcataaatattaaaaaccATTTAATAGTTATCTGTACCCCTGTAAGActtatttcatatataaaagaagataaagaaaatgtaTTCTTTACTTTTTTTGAGAACCTAGATTTTCTTATAATGGACGAAGTAGATATTCTATTTGACAATCcttatataagaaatatgaaaataatttttgaTGAACtgaataaattaaaaaatgaaaaaagtGTATCTATTATTACATCCTCTACTTTATGtaataaaggaaaaaaatcaatttataataatgtaataaaatatataacaaatccttttgttataaaaacgaattattttcataatatccatccatttattaattatcattttataaaggcatcaaattataatataaaaaataaagtgcaaataataaaacatattcttttaaaacaaaattataaaaaagttcttatattttgtaatacTCTCAAAAGCTCAAATACAGCATTCAGTCTGTTAAAATTACATTTcgataatatttttttatttaattcaaAAGTTACCAAAGAAGATCAAACTATAATATTAAACCATTTCAAAAATTCACAAAACCCAATATTAGTAACTActgatattatatataggGGCATAGACATAAGTAATATATCTCACCTTTTCCATTTAGACACGCCAACAAATATAGTGGTCTACACACACAG aaatgGACGACTAGCGAGGGGTGCTAACACTGGGCATgtttacatatttaaaCATTTCGAAGATCTAGTAACAAGAAAAATTTATGAACTTcacaaaaataaattaaaatttgaAGAAATATTCAGTAGAAAAAGATCCTtgagaaaaaattataaaagagaattacaaaaaaaaagtgaaaaataa
- a CDS encoding 2-oxoisovalerate dehydrogenase subunit beta, mitochondrial, putative → MKKLLRNNVKNMFLKNCFLVRNTNVKCWRTDRFHNYNMWNTVENNGIRGFSSSSFEEIKKMNMFTAINSAMHNVFESNPNSVLLGEDVAFGGVFRCSLDLLKKYGNMRVFNTPLCEQGIIGFAIGLAENGFTTIAEIQFGDYIFPAFDQIVNDVAKYRYRSGSSFDVGKLTIRSTWGAVGHGGLYHSQSPEAFFAHAAGLKIIVPSDAYKAKGLLLSAINDPNPCLFFEPKILYRSSVCDVPTGPYQLELGKADVVRQGSDVTIVTWGSLVHKMKNAAEILSKKNNIECEVIDLQSIIPWDIETVQKSVEKTGRLLITHEAQLTNGFGAEIAAKIQERCFYNLHTPIKRVCGYDTPFPHVYEPFYMPDAHKVIYEVKKMMK, encoded by the coding sequence ATGAAGAAACTATTAAGAAATAAcgtaaaaaatatgttctTAAAAAATTGCTTTCTTGTGAGGAATACAAATGTAAAATGTTGGAGAACCGATAGGTTTCATAATTACAATATGTGGAATACTGTTGAAAATAATGGCATCCGTGGTTTTTCTTCCTCTAGTTTTGAagagataaaaaaaatgaacatgTTTACAGCAATAAATTCAGCTATGCATAATGTATTTGAAAGTAACCCTAACTCTGTATTATTAGGAGAAGATGTTGCTTTCGGAGGTGTGTTTAGATGTTCTTtagatttattaaaaaaatatggaaacATGAGAGTTTTCAATACTCCTTTATGTGAACAAGGAATTATAGGATTTGCTATAGGTCTAGCTGAAAATGGATTTACAACAATAGCAGAAATACAATTTGGTGATTACATATTTCCAGCTTTTGATCAAATAGTAAATGATGTAGCtaaatatagatatagaTCAGGTAGTAGTTTCGATGTAGGTAAATTAACTATAAGATCGACCTGGGGTGCTGTTGGTCATGGTGGTTTATATCATTCACAAAGTCCAGAAGCTTTTTTTGCACATGCAGCTGgtttaaaaattattgtaCCAAGTGATGCATATAAAGCTAAAGGATTGTTATTGTCAGCTATTAATGATCCGAACCcatgtttattttttgaacccaaaattttatatagaTCATCAGTGTGCGATGTACCTACTGGACCATATCAATTAGAATTGGGTAAGGCAGATGTTGTAAGACAAGGTTCAGATGTCACTATAGTAACATGGGGATCTTTAGTAcataaaatgaaaaatgcTGCCGAGATTTTatccaaaaaaaataatatcgAATGTGAAGTTATTGATCTACAATCTATCATACCATGGGATATTGAAACTGTACAAAAATCAGTCGAAAAAACGGGAAGACTTTTAATTACACATGAAGCTCAGCTAACCAATGGTTTTGGAGCTGAAATAGCAGCAAAAATCCAAGAAAGGTGTTTCTATAATTTGCATACACCTATAAAAAGGGTCTGTGGTTATGATACTCCTTTCCCCCATGTCTACGAGCCATTTTACATGCCCGATGCACATAAAGTTATATACGAAGtcaaaaaaatgatgaagTAA
- a CDS encoding hypothetical protein (conserved Plasmodium protein, unknown function), producing LFLSVICSFVLFFHKLSICEKLDSLSKFYFNDVKRIENEMSSKSNALYPLIHDLEEDNQGYSNDENIYDENSFPDPFMHPEECVLSLGISHTWLCDPSRFLSIEQQLNIEAELLKIRDTNFHKCSNNSVYYYQVSVAIVPEIFVPKNETYENAAQQFSEKLLRKWGIGNSPCHDGILLVYIKNLGKFVIAKREGVEEKYIKENEIKKHFMNIYFASGSISRALIESISFMNKKLPSKPTELTNTAKMFLILILFYIISIIILYVTTLMYSKSL from the exons AACTATTCCTTAGTGTAATATGCTCCTTTgtccttttttttcataaattGTCGATATGCGAAAAATTAGATTCTTTAAGcaaattttattttaatgatGTTAAGAGAATAGAAAATGAAAT GTCTAGCAAATCTAATGCGTTGTATCCCCTTATACATGACCTTGAGGAAGATAATCa aGGCTATtcaaatgatgaaaatatttatgacGAGAATTCCTTCCCTGACCCTTTTATGCACCCTGAAGAATGTGTATTGTCATTAGG GATAAGTCATACATGGTTGTGTGACCCTTCTCGTTTTCTAAGTATAGAGCAACAATTAAATATAGAAGCAGAATTGCTTAAAATAAGAGATACCAATTTTCATAAATGTTCAAATAATTCggtttattattatcaa GTATCCGTTGCTATAGTCCCAGAAATATTTGTTCCAAAAAATGAGACTTATGAAAATGCTGCTCAACAATTTTCggaaaaattattaagaAAATGGGGAATAGGAAACAGCCCATGTCATGATGGTATCTTATTAGTTTACATAAAAAACCTAGGGAAATTTGTTATAGCAAAAAGGGAAGGTgtagaagaaaaatatattaaagaaaatgaaattaaaaaacattttatgaatatttattttgcATCTGGATCCATTAGTAGAGCATTAATCGAATCTATAAGttttatgaataaaaaattaccCTCCAAACCTACAG aaTTAACTAATACAGcaaaaatgtttttaatactaatacttttttatatcatatccattattattttatatgtaacTACTTTAATGTATAGTAAAagtttataa
- a CDS encoding hypothetical protein (conserved Plasmodium protein, unknown function) translates to MDEKKKDFYNYVDRMHKKNEEVHKLIEINEKIKTGEIKKLEEWEKVRKNNDICINTLDNINKNKELYYYNLKREISIKKKKLLHLNFLLHDIPEIIKKEKEKYEEYKNESYNKIIKIIEAIDDSYDMNNVDDIWDTLKEYKEKTENINYDIQKIYDEITLLHKDYNQCKYKYQDLNELQNNRNNKLKKISATLQFIKNLKQGLNNKINNEEIRKVLEDMENLYI, encoded by the exons ATGgatgagaaaaaaaaagactTTTACAATTATGTGGATCGTATGCATAAAAAGAATGAAGAAGTACACAAACTTATTGAGATTAATGAAAAGATAAAAACTGgtgaaataaaaaaattagaagaATGGGAAAAGGTTcgaaaaaataatgatatatgtataaatacattagataatataaataaaaataaggaattatattattataatttaaaacGAGAAATAtctattaaaaaaaagaaattacttcatttaaattttttgttaCATGATATACCTGAGATCATcaaaaaggaaaaagaaaaatatgaagaatACAA AAATGAATCATATAAcaagataataaaaataattgaAGCTATTGATGATTCTTATGATATGAATAATGTTGATGATATATGGGATACATTAAAAGAgtataaagaaaaaaccgaaaacataaattatgacattcaaaaaatatatgatgaGATAACTTTGTTACATAAGGATTATAATCAATgcaaatataaatatcaa gATTTGAATgaattacaaaataatagaaataataagttaaaaaaaatatctgCAACATTGCAA TTTATTAAAAACTTAAAACAAGGAttaaataacaaaataaacaaTGAAGAAATAAGGAAAGTATTAGAAGATATGGAgaatttatacatataa
- a CDS encoding hypothetical protein (conserved Plasmodium protein, unknown function~part of same gene as PRSY57_0503900B~gap found within coding sequence), protein MENTVPLENNPKINSEILNKINVNKIYYHKMNHPDEQMKKGTCKYLFSIEENHKFLEHENVFKKKTELEKIVYQQIRKYTREKNIYVVYMIYNCSFERIEVWGENNTKIKNIKMENIKMENIKMENSKMENSKMENIKMENIKVKNIKVKNIKLKNIKVNNFKVNNFKVNNIKTKNADYKYNNQISNVDIICPYKKRRRSYYYIYCRTKKYSFPRIDNVFLSVVRMCQKKEGNHIHSKKKNKYKYIHTVNLKDFINHKVVKNHQNDIPKNMNVLLFDEEHSNTLKKDFEIISKHDKKYIHQIAYHESTKPEYINMNKLPINYDIQNKMIIKNVTGEFTLEQHKKKKCNSCYYCFSNECNLTYCKYRHHDEHDDDYINDMYKNKINHFNSREPFFNRTNNYNVTKTSGKAYEEAFPKNQEHNKNVFMSNNWDKIYNNNNNNINTNKKKKIKKIKNNNNNEEGDDVESIYANHNVLNNIPYSIDKHHINTSLNINKNDDLQENMLIQSQNYFPKMFQYEINESERYLTFQTSRSISPEQVEDHDNDIINKLKFSSIDKKNTQKDPLLLYLQTNFMKNEEENLSTNGNNNTKKNISDEDNKHKNSKKKKKKKKHHMKDCMETKIKKDIGNDNSNLEGNINNQTNKQMDNQRSDHITGQMQDIIEDHKKSIMIPENVTKKKKND, encoded by the coding sequence ATGGAAAACACAGTCCCCCTTGAAAATAATCCAAAGATTAACTcagaaatattaaataagatcaatgttaataaaatttattatcataaaatGAATCATCCAGATGAACAAATGAAGAAAGGCACATGCAAATATCTTTTTTCTATAGAAGAGAATCACAAGTTCTTAGAACATGAAAACgtttttaagaaaaaaacagaattagaaaaaatagTATATCAACAAATAAGGAAATACAcaagagaaaaaaatatatatgtagtTTATATGATATACAATTGTTCATTTGAAAGAATTGAAGTGTGGGgagaaaataatacaaaaataaagaatattaaaatggaaaatattaaaatggaaaatattaaaatggaaaatagtaaaatggaaaatagtaaaatggaaaatattaaaatggaaaatattaaggtcaaaaatattaaagtcaaaaatattaaattgaaaaatattaaagtaaataattttaaagtgaataattttaaagtgaataatataaaaacaaaaaatgctgattataaatataataaccAAATTAGTAATGTAGATATAATATGTccttataaaaaaagaagaagaagttattattatatatattgtcgtacaaaaaaatattcttttccAAGAATAGATAATGTCTTTTTGAGTGTAGTAAGAATGTGTCAGAAAAAGGAGGGAAATCATATACattccaaaaaaaaaaataaatataaatatattcatacTGTAAATCTTAAAGATTTTATTAATCATAAAGTTGTTAAGAATCATCAAAATGATATTCCCAAAAATATGAACGTTTTGCTTTTTGATGAAGAGCACAGTAACACACTTAAAAAAGATTTCGAAATTATAAGTAAGcatgataaaaaatatatccaTCAAATAGCTTATCATGAATCAACAAAACcagaatatataaacatgAATAAATTACCAATAAATTATGacatacaaaataaaatgataataaaaaatgtaacaGGAGAATTCACATTAGAACAGcataagaaaaaaaaatgtaactcttgttattattgtttttcAAATGAATGTAACCTGACCTATTGTAAATATCGTCATCACGATGAACATGatgatgattatataaatgatatgtataaaaataaaataaaccATTTTAATTCACGAGAACCTTTTTTTAATAGAACAAATAATTACAATGTAACAAAAACGTCAGGAAAAGCATATGAAGAGGCCTTTCCAAAAAATCAAGAACATAAcaaaaatgtttttatgAGTAATAACTGggataaaatatataataataataataataatattaatacaaataaaaaaaaaaaaataaaaaaaataaaaaataataataataatgaagagGGAGATGATGTCGAATCTATTTATGCAAATCATAATGtgttaaataatataccaTATAGTATAGATAAAcatcatataaatacatcattaaatattaataaaaatgatgatttACAAGAAAACATGTTGATACAAAGTCAAAATTATTTCCCAAAAATGTTCCAATATGAAATTAATGAAAGCGAAAGATATTTAACATTTCAAACATCAAGAAGTATATCACCTGAACAGGTAGAAGATCatgataatgatataataaataaactCAAATTTTCTAGTATAGATAAAAAGAATACGCAAAAAGACCcactattattatatttacaaacaaattttatgaaaaatgaaGAGGAAAATTTATCAACAAATGGAAACAATAATACAAAGAAAAATATCTCCGACGAGgataataaacataaaaacagtaaaaaaaaaaagaaaaaaaaaaaacatcATATGAAAGATTGTATGgaaacaaaaataaaaaaagatatagGAAATGATAACAGTAATTTGGAAGGGAATATCAATAATCaaacaaataaacaaatGGATAATCAAAGGTCAGATCATATAACAGGACAAATGCAAGATATAATTGAAGACCATAAAAAATCTATTATGATCCCTGAAAATgttacaaaaaaaaaaaaaaatgattt